The region GACACCGGCGACGTGCGGTGATGCCATCGACGTGCCGCTGAGCGTGCGCAATCCGTCGCCGATATCGAGGCTGAGGATGACGATTCCGGGCGCGGCGATGTCCACGCCGGTCCGGGCGTTTGTGAAGTAGGCGGCATCATCGTTCTGATCGGACGCCGCGACCGCGATCACTTCGGGAAAGGCGGCGGGATAGACGATCGCTGCCCGGCTGTCGTTGCCCGTCGCCCCGACGAGCACGACATCCTGCGAGGCGGCGTAACGGATCACGTCGCGGAGGAGGAACGAGCCTCGCTCGTCTCCCCAACTCATGTTGATGACCCGCGCGCCGTTCTCTACGGCGTAGAGAATACCTGCCGCCGAGTCGTCCTCCTGCAAGAACGTCCCGCCATCCCGGGCGGCGAAGCCGGAGCGGATCACCATCAGCGGGCAGTTCCAGGCGACGCCCGCGACGTCGATGCCGTTGTCGGGCTTGGCTCCGACGATGCCGGAGACGTGAGTCCCGTGTCCGGTCTCGTCGGACGGGTCGGCGTCTCGCTCGCCGAAGTCGCCCTTGCCTCCGGCGTTCACGGCGTCGACGAAGTCCCACCCGTGGATATCATCAATGAAGCCGTTCCCGTCGTCGTCGATGCCGTTGTCGGGCACCTCGCCGGGGTTCGTCCAGAGCTGGCTTCGCAGGTCGGGATGCGTCAGGGCTGCGCCCGTGTCGATCACGGCGATCACGCCGTTGGGTCCGCCCTTCTCGATTGCCCAGGCGGCGGGCATCCCGATGAGCGGCAGGTTCCACTGCTCCGCGTATTGCGGGTCATTCGGTGTGATGGAACTCGGATCCGGCTTCGCAAGTGTCGGGTACAGGTGATTCGGTTCCGCCCAAACGGCTCCGGCGGCTCGGTAGTCGTCCGCCGCGCCGCTCAGAGGGATATCGGCGGCGAACCGGAGTATCCAGGTGCGTTCGAGCGGACGTCGAAGCGGATGGGCTCCGGGCATCGGTTCCGCGAACCGTTCGGCGGACCGCAGCCGCCAGCGGCGATTCGTAGGCAGGAACTCCAGCGCAAACAGCGGGTCCCGGTCGTCGAGAAGCTGGACGATCAGCTCTCGGGGCGTGTCGAATCCCGTCGAGACCTGGCTGAGCGAGGGAACGCCGAAGCGCTCCGCTGCGCCGGCGCGTTCCTCGTAGTCACACACGAGAAGCATCGTCAGCAGGCAGAGGTGAGCCGCGCGAGCCTGGCGAGACAGCGTGGATCGGCGTGGGAGGTCGAGATGGTTCACGCGACTATTGTCGGCGCGGAGCCTCGGATGTCAAGAGCCTCGCCGAAGCCGTCGGCGCACGTGTGGTTCCTCTCCGGCGTGGGTATGATGGCGTTGTGGGCGCTGCGGTTCGGGCATTCATCGGAGGATGCGGCGATGTCGGATCAAGGTCGAATCGGGTTCATCGGTCTGGGCTCCATGGGCGGGAACATGGTCGGGACGCTGCTGCGGTCGAGGTACGGCGTTCTCGCGTACGATCTGGTGGCGGAGCGCGTCGCCGAGTGCGTGTCCCGTGGCGCAGAGGGAGCCAGAGACGGCGCGGAGATCGTCAGTCAGTGCGGCGTGGTGATGACCAGCCTGCGTTCCTCGGAGCAGTTCATCGGCGTCGCGGAGGGGGTTCTTCTGCCCAACGCCCGGCAGAAGCAGGTGTTCGTCGATATGGGCACGACGTCGGCGGTGGCGACGCGACGGCTGGCGGCGGCGTTCGCCGAGAAGGGCGCGGCGTTGGTCGATGCGCCGGTCAGCGGCGGACCGCAGGGATGCGCTCAAGGGAACCTGCACATCTTCGTCGGCGGCGACGAGGATGCCGTCGCGCGGTGCTGGGATATCCTGCAGGCGCTGGGCGACCCGGAGCGGACGGTGCACTGCGGGCCCAGCGGCGCGGGGCAGGTCGTCAAAGGCGTCAATCAGTTGGGCATGGGACTGGGAGCCGCCGCCTATCTGGAGGCGCTCGCGTTCGGAGTCCGCAGTGGCGTGAGCATCGACGCGATTCGTCAGGCGGTCGGCGGCGTGTCGGGCTGGCGGGCTCACTTCGCCGCCATCGCCGACCAGGTGGATTTGGGCAGGGCGACCGAGGTCTACGTCAAGTTCCCGGAGTTCCCCTACTTCATCGAGCACGCCGAATACGCGGGGTTCCCCATGCCCCTCATGGAATCGCTTTACGCTTTCCTCGGCGCCGCCGAGCGGTCGGTGCGGGACAACATGGGTCGTCCGACGGTCTCGTTCTGGCAGCAGTTGATGGGCAGATCGCGCGAGGCGTAGTCGATCCACTGGACGAGCGCTCCGTGCATCGGGCATCCTGGGCGTACGGAGAACCGCATGCGAATCTACACGCGCACGGGCGACGGCGGCGAGACCGGCTTGGTGGGCGGGGATCGGATCGCCAAGGACGATCGGCGCGTCGAGGCGATGGGAACCGTCGATGAGCTGAACTCGTGGATTGGATCCGCCGCTGCCGAACTGAACGGCTGGCGAGACGACGATCTGCTCACAAGCCTGCGCCGAGCCCAGCAGCGTCTGTTCGAGATCGGCGCGCGACTGGCGACGCCCGAGGGCTCCGACCCGGACGCGTCCGGTATCCCGGCTCTTGGCTCGGATGCGGTTGAGCAACTGGAGGCGGACATCGACCGGTGCGAAAGCTCGCTGCCGCCACTTCGGGCGTTCATCCTGCCGGGAGGCAGTCGAGCCGGTGCCTCACTGCACGGTGCGCGAACCGTCTGCCGCCGCGCCGAACGCTGCGTCGTCGCGCTGGCTCACGACCATGCGGTCGATGAACAGGTGCTGCCCTATCTGAACCGACTGTCGGACTACCTCTTCGTCGCCGCGCGCA is a window of Candidatus Poribacteria bacterium DNA encoding:
- a CDS encoding cob(I)yrinic acid a,c-diamide adenosyltransferase, with the protein product MRIYTRTGDGGETGLVGGDRIAKDDRRVEAMGTVDELNSWIGSAAAELNGWRDDDLLTSLRRAQQRLFEIGARLATPEGSDPDASGIPALGSDAVEQLEADIDRCESSLPPLRAFILPGGSRAGASLHGARTVCRRAERCVVALAHDHAVDEQVLPYLNRLSDYLFVAARTMNAREARPEPVWQSQNPNTGES
- a CDS encoding NAD(P)-dependent oxidoreductase — protein: MRQGCARVDHGDHAVGSALLDCPGGGHPDERQVPLLRVLRVIRCDGTRIRLRKCRVQVIRFRPNGSGGSVVVRRAAQRDIGGEPEYPGAFERTSKRMGSGHRFREPFGGPQPPAAIRRQELQRKQRVPVVEKLDDQLSGRVESRRDLAERGNAEALRCAGAFLVVTHEKHRQQAEVSRASLARQRGSAWEVEMVHATIVGAEPRMSRASPKPSAHVWFLSGVGMMALWALRFGHSSEDAAMSDQGRIGFIGLGSMGGNMVGTLLRSRYGVLAYDLVAERVAECVSRGAEGARDGAEIVSQCGVVMTSLRSSEQFIGVAEGVLLPNARQKQVFVDMGTTSAVATRRLAAAFAEKGAALVDAPVSGGPQGCAQGNLHIFVGGDEDAVARCWDILQALGDPERTVHCGPSGAGQVVKGVNQLGMGLGAAAYLEALAFGVRSGVSIDAIRQAVGGVSGWRAHFAAIADQVDLGRATEVYVKFPEFPYFIEHAEYAGFPMPLMESLYAFLGAAERSVRDNMGRPTVSFWQQLMGRSREA